A window from Streptomyces sp. NBC_00299 encodes these proteins:
- a CDS encoding helix-turn-helix transcriptional regulator, producing the protein MNRTKVTHPHAATELCEEGRRLYTNALRTGHIARADLEPAPCLMEFGLLHPDPDDANLLRPVPPSVALAQRLNPIEREITERRQLSIELANAFEPFMALSAQVTASTHSITVLEGLDRINGALDLATAQCQNEMLTVQPSHRHPERRLMEALERDKPLIERGVRIRTLYQHTARYSPERLAWVDHFADGKAEYRTIDELVERLIICDETVAFIPTSDDRQVALELRHSGLVRYLIKVFEFMWSRAVPLNAGAPYETAPDGITDIQHSIAKLLVEGHVDEAIARRLGMNVRTCRAHIAKLATALGSGSRAQLGYLIAQSGILEDHSPSAGDSHA; encoded by the coding sequence ATGAATCGGACGAAGGTGACACATCCCCATGCCGCTACCGAGCTGTGTGAGGAAGGGCGCCGTCTTTATACGAACGCACTCCGCACGGGACATATCGCCCGTGCGGACCTGGAGCCCGCCCCCTGCCTCATGGAGTTTGGCCTGCTCCACCCCGACCCCGATGACGCAAACCTGTTGCGCCCGGTTCCCCCATCGGTCGCCCTGGCCCAGCGACTCAACCCCATAGAGCGCGAGATCACGGAACGCAGGCAGCTGTCGATCGAGCTGGCCAACGCCTTCGAGCCGTTCATGGCGCTCAGCGCCCAGGTAACGGCGTCCACGCACTCGATCACCGTATTGGAGGGGCTCGACCGGATCAACGGCGCGCTCGACCTCGCGACGGCCCAGTGCCAGAACGAGATGCTCACCGTTCAGCCGAGCCACCGCCACCCGGAGCGCAGACTCATGGAGGCCTTGGAGCGCGACAAGCCGCTGATCGAACGGGGGGTACGGATCCGGACCCTCTATCAGCACACTGCCCGATACAGCCCCGAGAGGCTCGCCTGGGTGGACCACTTCGCCGACGGGAAGGCGGAGTACCGCACGATCGACGAACTGGTCGAGCGCCTCATCATTTGCGACGAAACCGTCGCGTTCATCCCCACCAGCGATGACCGGCAGGTCGCCCTCGAGTTGCGTCACTCCGGGCTCGTCCGTTACTTGATCAAGGTGTTCGAGTTCATGTGGAGCCGAGCCGTCCCCCTGAACGCCGGCGCCCCCTACGAGACCGCCCCCGACGGCATCACGGACATTCAGCATTCCATCGCCAAGCTCCTCGTCGAGGGTCATGTCGACGAGGCCATAGCGCGCCGCCTGGGGATGAACGTCCGCACCTGCCGAGCCCACATAGCCAAGCTGGCTACAGCCCTGGGGAGCGGCAGTCGCGCCCAACTCGGCTACCTCATAGCTCAGTCGGGCATCCTGGAGGATCACTCGCCATCAGCAGGAGACAGCCATGCGTGA
- a CDS encoding helix-turn-helix transcriptional regulator has translation MAGHGTEEHPHGADRLCDAGDRVYSRAVRRGRVQRQDAEPVPCLLELALLHPDPDDMDWLVPTSPQEVMTRLLRGVYDEVSASQRRVGSAVAAFEWYAGLGPQPPAAGVEGSAIRVLDGDSRIQGALDEATQACATEVLTVQPGGIRPEHELTEGVHRALALRGRGVRMRDLYTHVARHGQGLLNYLELMGDSVEARTLDEVIDRLIVFDRTVAFIPANADRTVALELRHPSLVHYLGTVFERFWRLAIPLSAPLPDTGIEGISHREHSIAALLAEGHQDAVIAERLGISVRTCRAHIARLSETLGAASRTQLGVRIAQVGLDGPPLTRDVAPSTSLSLPDQGFPTAR, from the coding sequence ATGGCCGGGCACGGGACCGAGGAGCATCCCCACGGTGCCGACCGACTGTGCGACGCAGGGGATCGCGTGTATTCCCGGGCCGTACGGCGCGGCCGGGTGCAGCGCCAGGACGCGGAGCCGGTGCCCTGCCTGCTGGAGCTGGCGCTGCTGCATCCCGACCCCGACGACATGGACTGGCTGGTGCCGACCTCCCCGCAGGAGGTCATGACCCGGCTGCTGCGCGGGGTGTACGACGAGGTCAGCGCGAGCCAGCGGCGCGTGGGTTCGGCGGTGGCCGCGTTCGAGTGGTACGCCGGGCTCGGCCCGCAGCCGCCGGCCGCGGGTGTGGAGGGCTCGGCGATTCGGGTCCTGGACGGTGACTCCCGTATTCAGGGCGCGCTGGACGAGGCGACTCAGGCGTGCGCGACGGAGGTGCTGACAGTCCAGCCGGGCGGGATCCGCCCCGAGCACGAGCTGACGGAGGGCGTGCACCGAGCCTTGGCACTGCGCGGGCGAGGCGTGCGGATGCGTGACCTGTACACGCATGTCGCGCGCCACGGCCAGGGTTTGCTCAACTACCTGGAGTTGATGGGCGATTCCGTCGAGGCGCGCACGCTGGACGAGGTGATCGACCGCCTGATCGTCTTCGACCGTACGGTCGCCTTCATCCCCGCGAACGCAGACCGCACGGTGGCGTTGGAACTGCGCCACCCATCCCTGGTCCACTATCTGGGGACGGTCTTCGAACGCTTCTGGCGCCTGGCGATCCCGCTCTCGGCCCCGCTGCCGGACACCGGCATCGAGGGCATCTCCCACCGTGAGCACTCCATCGCGGCGCTCCTGGCCGAAGGGCATCAGGACGCGGTGATTGCAGAACGGCTCGGCATAAGCGTCCGCACCTGCCGTGCCCATATCGCCCGGCTCTCGGAAACACTTGGGGCGGCGAGCCGAACGCAACTGGGCGTCCGCATCGCCCAAGTGGGCTTGGACGGGCCGCCGTTGACCAGGGACGTCGCACCGTCGACGTCACTCAGCCTTCCTGATCAAGGATTCCCGACTGCCCGATGA